The sequence TTCCACGTCCCGGACATCCCCGGCGGCTACCTGCGCGACATCCACCTCGACGGGCCGAAGCGGGCGCTGGCCGTCGGCGGCGTCTACGACGACTCCGGCAGGGCGGGACCGCTGATCCTGTCCTGGAACGGCAAGAAGTGGTCCCGGCTGACCCCGCCCGGCGGCGACGTGCGCCTGTACGGCGTGACCGGTGATCGCAAGGGCCGCTTCTGGATCTCCGGGGTGGATCTGGAGCGGCCCGGCGAGGCCTTCCTGCTCCGCTACGACGGCCACACGGTCAGGCCGCTCCGCGGCGCGGCCGCCATCGTCCCGCGGACCATCAGGCTCCAGTCGGTGGCCTACCTGCCGGGCGCCGGCACCGTGGTGACCGTGGGCCACGTGGTGGACGCCGACGGCCGCTACACCGACGTGATCGAGCGGCTGGGCACCTCGGAGCGCGCCAAGCCGTAGCCGTCAGATGACCGCGCCGTCGTCCCAGCCGGAGTCGTTGGGCGGGCCGTCGCCCATCCGCACCACGAGCGCCACGAAACCGCCGATGAACGCCGCGACCGCGGTGAACAGCATCCAGCCCTGCAGTTGCCAGTTCAGGGCGGCGCTGAGCAGCAGGTAGGCCGGGCCGCCGAAGAGGGCCAGCCAGGCGATCTTGGTGGTGGTGTCCGTCTTGGGCAGCGGGGGCGGCGGCGGGGGCACGTAGTGACCCTCGTCGTCGGGATCCGCCTGCTCGGTGTCGGTGTCGGCGTCGGTGTCGGCGAGGTCCTCCGCCGGCGGGCGCTCGTCCTCGTCCGACTGCTTGACCACGCGCCGGGGAGGTTCGGAGGGCAGGTTCTCGCTGTCGGGCCACGGCTGGTCGGCCGAGTCGCGTACGGCGGTGTCGTTGAAGGACGCGACGATCTGACGCCAGACCTCGTCCTCATCGCTTTGAGGTGTCACTTAGCTGGGCTCGTTACTCATCGGCGGGCCACTTCCTCCCGGAAACCGCGCATCCCCCACTCGCGATCAGTCTGCCTGCAAGGGTACCGAGGCGTTCGCATGGACGAACTCCAGGCTCCCCGAGAAGATCCGATCCGCGTCGTTGTCGAGCGTCGCGACGTGGTAGCTGTCGTTGAGCTCCACCACATTAAGATTCCCCCCGCTCAGCCTCTCACGCAGAATACGCACACTGGCCGGTTTCACCACATGGTCCTGCGGGCTGTGGAAGACCAGCACCGGCTGGGTGACCTTGCCCAGCTCAGCCTGGGTCAGTGCCCACAGCCGGGTGAGGCTGGCCGCGGCCCTGACCGGAGTGCGTGTGTAGCCTAGCTCGATCGCCCCCTCCTTCTTGATGTCACCCGCCACGCCCGGCACCGACGGGACCACCAGCCCCAGCAGCGGCGCCAGCCGGAGCAGCGGCACGTCGCTGGTCACCGACGGGTTGACGATCACCAGCCCCCTGATCCCCGCGCCGTGGACCTGG comes from Streptosporangium roseum DSM 43021 and encodes:
- a CDS encoding alpha/beta hydrolase; protein product: MPVMPGAEPYHHKGGQIGVLLCHGFTGSPQSLRPWGEHLAAAGLTVALPRLPGHGTTWQEMNRTRWEDWYAELDRTLADLRGRCTEIFVMGLSMGGCMALRLAQVHGAGIRGLVIVNPSVTSDVPLLRLAPLLGLVVPSVPGVAGDIKKEGAIELGYTRTPVRAAASLTRLWALTQAELGKVTQPVLVFHSPQDHVVKPASVRILRERLSGGNLNVVELNDSYHVATLDNDADRIFSGSLEFVHANASVPLQAD